AAAATATACTTAGACAATAAAGCTTCTATTATAAATAACATACATAATAAATAAAATACAAATTTTATACCTATGCCATGAGCAATAAAACCTAAAAGTGCAGGGCCTAATATTACACCTGTATAACCCATGCAAGTTATAGCTGTAACAGCTGCATTTATCGGCATATCATTTTGATTTTTAAGTAATGAATAAAGTACAGGCACGATATTAGCAGCTCCTAAACCAATGCAGATAAAGCCAATTGGCATTAAATAAAAATTATCAATAAGCACCACTAATAAAAATCCAAAACCCGCTACAAGTGCACCAAATACACAAATTCTCTCTTCCCCAATATATTGAACTGCTCTATCACCGATAAAGCGAATTACAAGCATCGCTACAGAAAAAATCGCATATCCAATGCCCGCCAAAGACAATTCTAAGCCTTTAGCCTCCGTCAAAAATATACCGCTCCAATCCATTATGGCGCCTTCTGCTAAAAAACTTATACAAGCTAAAATACCAAATAAAACAACAATTCCATGAGGAATGGCTATCGGCTTTTCATTGCTTGCACCTTTATACGCTAAAAAATAAGGACTAGAGATTAAACAAAGTACAAATATTATAATACCATGAATAATTGCTACTGTTGTAATATTTAACCCTTGCTTTGCTAATACGCTAAATAGACCAGCACTACAAAAACAACCGACACTCCAAAAAGCGTGCATACTAGACATAATGCGCTTTTTCGATAATTTTTCTACTATAACTGAATTCATATTCATCGTGACATCTATCGTTCCCATAACAGCACCAAATAACAATAAAAATACGACAAATGACCATACATTATCAAGCGAAGAGATTATTATTAAAATTAAAGCAAACAAAACAATGTTTATTTGCAACATCTTTTTACAGCCCAATTTCTGATTTAAAATTCCAGCAAGAGGCATGAACACAAATGCACTGATACCTATGCACAATAACAACAAACCTAAAACATCATCGCCTATTTGCAAGCGTTCTTTAATGACTGGTATCATCGGTGCCCATGTAGTAACAGTAAATCCTGCTAAAAAAAATGCACATCGTGCCGCATACTGTTCTTTTTTCCCAGCTTTAAATTGATTTAAATACTTATCTTCTACACCCATAAAAAATTCCTTTCTATTATTTTTTAGATGACATAAAATCTATCTCAAGTTATCATGATAGTATATTTTATCCGTAAATTCTATCACTATTTATCTTTATAAGGAGGTATTGTCATGTTCAATAAAATAAAATCACTAACCCTTGCTTTTTTTGTCCTTATTTTTATTTTATCGCCAAACAATGCTTTTGCCGCTAAATATCCCATCATTCTTCTTTATACGAATGATGTTCACTGCGGTATTGAAGACAATTTAGGCTACGCTAAAATCAGCCAATACAAACAGGATTTACGCCACCAAACACCATATATCGCTTTAATTGACGCAGGCGATGCCATACAAGGAACGCCTATCGGAAAATTATCTAATGGCAATAGTATTATCAATATCATGAATGCTATAGGCTACGATTTTGCTATTCCTGGCAACCATGAATTTGACTATGGCATGCAACAATTTTTAAAACTCAATGAC
The window above is part of the Megamonas hypermegale genome. Proteins encoded here:
- a CDS encoding MFS transporter; amino-acid sequence: MGVEDKYLNQFKAGKKEQYAARCAFFLAGFTVTTWAPMIPVIKERLQIGDDVLGLLLLCIGISAFVFMPLAGILNQKLGCKKMLQINIVLFALILIIISSLDNVWSFVVFLLLFGAVMGTIDVTMNMNSVIVEKLSKKRIMSSMHAFWSVGCFCSAGLFSVLAKQGLNITTVAIIHGIIIFVLCLISSPYFLAYKGASNEKPIAIPHGIVVLFGILACISFLAEGAIMDWSGIFLTEAKGLELSLAGIGYAIFSVAMLVIRFIGDRAVQYIGEERICVFGALVAGFGFLLVVLIDNFYLMPIGFICIGLGAANIVPVLYSLLKNQNDMPINAAVTAITCMGYTGVILGPALLGFIAHGIGIKFVFYLLCMLFIIEALLSKYIFKRLS